The Fructilactobacillus ixorae genome has a window encoding:
- a CDS encoding xanthine phosphoribosyltransferase — protein sequence MEALKHAIETQGTVLPGNILKVNSFLNHQIDPQLMQQIGTTFAEAFKTAGITKVLTVEASGIAPAVMTGLAMHLPVVFARKSKSLVVKDDVYSAEVYSYTKHTTNHIYIEKPFLQQTDRVLIIDDFLANGEATKGLITITETAGANVGGIGIVIEKTFQSGGAYLREHGYPVVSLAQIASLAEQTVTFAD from the coding sequence ATGGAAGCACTTAAACATGCCATTGAAACACAGGGAACCGTTTTACCGGGTAACATCTTGAAGGTCAACTCCTTTTTAAACCACCAAATCGATCCGCAACTGATGCAACAAATCGGTACTACCTTTGCCGAAGCGTTTAAAACCGCCGGAATCACGAAGGTGTTGACCGTGGAAGCCTCGGGAATTGCACCTGCGGTCATGACCGGACTGGCTATGCACCTCCCGGTCGTGTTCGCCCGAAAAAGTAAGTCGTTAGTGGTGAAAGACGACGTCTATAGTGCGGAAGTGTACTCCTACACGAAGCACACAACCAACCACATCTACATTGAAAAGCCCTTTTTGCAGCAAACCGACCGGGTGTTAATCATTGACGACTTTTTAGCTAACGGTGAAGCCACGAAGGGGTTAATCACGATCACGGAGACCGCTGGAGCCAACGTGGGTGGGATCGGCATCGTGATTGAAAAGACCTTTCAATCAGGTGGGGCCTATCTGCGAGAGCACGGCTATCCGGTCGTTTCCCTGGCCCAAATTGCCTCGTTAGCCGAGCAAACGGTGACGTTTGCCGACTAA
- a CDS encoding prepilin peptidase — protein sequence MGLIWFYWGCCWGSFLTVVGTRMGAGKPFWRGRSYCQTCGQQLRWWELLPLVSFIWQRGHCRTCHVRLPVHLLGWELTAGSCVLLSPPTSWANVSWLAFLLGLQLLSTFDATCRCFPGWGLIPLVGLGLLVTIHSQLVCLVISSGYLCLLIMNRHEHWLGNGDLDVLWLLLLVFPLSTWCLIVLGAALGGLGLLAWRRQRTLPFLPVLFVSTLLVLAGASCFPL from the coding sequence AGGATGGGCGCGGGGAAGCCGTTTTGGCGGGGGCGCTCCTACTGTCAGACCTGCGGGCAGCAACTACGCTGGTGGGAACTGCTTCCCCTGGTGAGTTTCATTTGGCAACGGGGCCACTGTCGCACCTGTCACGTGCGGCTACCAGTTCACCTGCTCGGTTGGGAACTAACCGCCGGCAGTTGCGTACTGCTTAGCCCGCCGACTAGTTGGGCGAACGTCAGTTGGTTAGCCTTCTTACTGGGCTTGCAACTTTTAAGTACCTTTGACGCCACCTGCCGGTGCTTTCCGGGCTGGGGTCTCATTCCCCTGGTTGGTCTGGGGTTACTAGTTACCATTCACTCGCAACTGGTCTGCCTGGTCATCAGCAGCGGGTACCTCTGCTTGTTAATTATGAACCGACACGAACACTGGTTAGGCAACGGCGACCTCGACGTGTTGTGGTTATTGTTACTCGTTTTTCCGCTCTCAACCTGGTGCCTGATCGTGTTGGGCGCGGCCCTCGGTGGCCTAGGATTACTCGCGTGGCGACGCCAGCGGACCCTGCCGTTCTTACCAGTCTTATTTGTTAGTACCCTGCTGGTGTTGGCTGGGGCTAGTTGCTTCCCCTTGTAA